One part of the Magallana gigas chromosome 5, xbMagGiga1.1, whole genome shotgun sequence genome encodes these proteins:
- the LOC105322999 gene encoding uncharacterized protein isoform X2: MQKSLRESDGQPDCFVTHGKRLHNGTFRSQPVTSLISLSQIQKNILSHSDRKRRRLQYDNAWNTSYVFVGSVQETSREVKAPPTHSSGLTDDSSRYSGDTEDYKSRSKVCSMKKICKYVLWILIILGISAVVAISAINYQNSQAKKLTNSMEAQIEDNNEINETLGIVLDKFDAIKKSIESMKSLVEETNNNVKSRNDLTNQRSPVYSSGGSVSDSGGQCKHTTNDGCVKDCRLMCDGDYQSCETCEGYVSCNSEYLTKRKCSNTDIILFWDDKLKACEYRSSTCIV, encoded by the exons ATGCAGAAATCG CTTAGAGAATCTGATGGACAGCCAGACTGTTTTGTCACTCACGGAAAGCGATTG CACAACGGTACCTTTCGTTCACAACCA GTTacatctttaatatctttatctcaaatacaaaaaaatattttg TCACATTCTGATAGAAAAAGAAGGCGGTTACAGTATGATAATGCATGG AATACTTCATACGTTTTTGTAGGGAGCGTGCAAGAAACATCACGAGAGGTTAAG GCACCCCCTACACATTCATCGGGTCTAACAGATGACTCTAGCCGATATTCTGGAGACACAGAGGATTACAAGTCCAGATCAAAA GTTTGTTCTATGAAGAAGATATGCAAGTACGTTCTCTGGATACTCATAATTCTCGGTATATCGGCTGTCGTAGCGATATCCGCTATCAATTACCAAAATAGTCAGGCTAAAAAGCTTACCAATAGTATGGAAGCACAGATTGAGG ATAACAATGAAATTAACGAGACACTCGGTATTGTATTGGACAAGTTTGATGCAATTAAAAAGTCGATCGAGTCTATGAAGTCACTTGTGGAAGAGACCAACAATAACGTTAAATCGAGAAATGATTTGACAAACCAGAGGTCTCCAG TTTACTCAAGTGGTGGATCCGTATCGGATTCAGGAGGACAATGCAAGCACACTACAAATGATGGATGTGTGAAAGATTGTCGCCTAATGTGTGATGGGGACTACCAGTCCTGTGAAACATGTGAGGGTTACGTCTCTTGTAATTCTGAATATCTAACAAAACGAAAATGTTCAAATACCGATATAATTCTTTTTTGGGATGACAAACTCAAAGCATGTGAATATagaagtagtacatgtattgtttag
- the LOC105322999 gene encoding uncharacterized protein isoform X1, translating to MQKSLRESDGQPDCFVTHGKRLHNGTFRSQPVTSLISLSQIQKNILSHSDRKRRRLQYDNAWNILEKGDARLFNHNKPAVTTKQLNTSYVFVGSVQETSREVKAPPTHSSGLTDDSSRYSGDTEDYKSRSKVCSMKKICKYVLWILIILGISAVVAISAINYQNSQAKKLTNSMEAQIEDNNEINETLGIVLDKFDAIKKSIESMKSLVEETNNNVKSRNDLTNQRSPVYSSGGSVSDSGGQCKHTTNDGCVKDCRLMCDGDYQSCETCEGYVSCNSEYLTKRKCSNTDIILFWDDKLKACEYRSSTCIV from the exons ATGCAGAAATCG CTTAGAGAATCTGATGGACAGCCAGACTGTTTTGTCACTCACGGAAAGCGATTG CACAACGGTACCTTTCGTTCACAACCA GTTacatctttaatatctttatctcaaatacaaaaaaatattttg TCACATTCTGATAGAAAAAGAAGGCGGTTACAGTATGATAATGCATGG aatattttagaaaaaggaGATGCTAGACTATTTAATCATAACAAACCTGCCGTAACAACAAAGCAATtg AATACTTCATACGTTTTTGTAGGGAGCGTGCAAGAAACATCACGAGAGGTTAAG GCACCCCCTACACATTCATCGGGTCTAACAGATGACTCTAGCCGATATTCTGGAGACACAGAGGATTACAAGTCCAGATCAAAA GTTTGTTCTATGAAGAAGATATGCAAGTACGTTCTCTGGATACTCATAATTCTCGGTATATCGGCTGTCGTAGCGATATCCGCTATCAATTACCAAAATAGTCAGGCTAAAAAGCTTACCAATAGTATGGAAGCACAGATTGAGG ATAACAATGAAATTAACGAGACACTCGGTATTGTATTGGACAAGTTTGATGCAATTAAAAAGTCGATCGAGTCTATGAAGTCACTTGTGGAAGAGACCAACAATAACGTTAAATCGAGAAATGATTTGACAAACCAGAGGTCTCCAG TTTACTCAAGTGGTGGATCCGTATCGGATTCAGGAGGACAATGCAAGCACACTACAAATGATGGATGTGTGAAAGATTGTCGCCTAATGTGTGATGGGGACTACCAGTCCTGTGAAACATGTGAGGGTTACGTCTCTTGTAATTCTGAATATCTAACAAAACGAAAATGTTCAAATACCGATATAATTCTTTTTTGGGATGACAAACTCAAAGCATGTGAATATagaagtagtacatgtattgtttag